The Rothia sp. SD9660Na DNA segment CGCCCCCGCGAAAGAACCAACCCGAAGACCCGGATGGGACGTCATACCTTTACCTCCTGAGCGCTGCATCACCGGAGCTGCCGCCCCGGAACTCTCTAGTCTATTGCCTGTAGAGGTTACGGCCTATCAGGGGTAGGATATGGGGGTGATTAATCAGCCCCTCCCCCTCAACGCTCTGAACCATTTTGCAAGCACCTCCACCCTACCGGCTCACACCCCCACCGTGCTCCTGGTCGGTTTCACAGGGTGGAATGATGCCGGCGACGCCGTCATCGACGCCTTCCATGCGCTATGGGAGCACTACCCCGCCACACCGGCACCAGGCTTTGACGTGAGCGGCTGCTACAACTACACCGAAACCCGACCTCTTCTGAGCATCGACGAGGACGGTACCCAGCGCATTACCTGGCCCGATACCGTCTTTACCGAGGCACACACCACCGCCGGCGTCCGCCTACTCACCCTCTCTGGCCCCGAGCCCTCCATGAACTGGCAGACCTACATCGAGCGTTTTAAAGACCTGGTGCAGCGGGAACAGGTTGACCTGGTGGTGTTCTGCGGGGCCCTACTCGATGCGGTCCCCCATACCCGCTCCCTGCCGCTGAGCGTTACCAGCTATACCAGCAGCGTCCTCGCCTTAGAGGGCGTAGAAGCCAATGCCTACCAGGGCCCAACCGGTCTGCTCGGTGTGCTGGCGTTCGAGGCCGGTCAGGCTCACGTACCCTCCCTCTCCCTCTGGGTGTCGGTTCCCCACTACCTGCCTGAGCCGCCCCACCCCAAGGCGACCTTCACCCTGCTCTCTGCCCTCGAAGCGATTCTGGGCTTCCCCATGCCCCTAGAGCGCAGCGCAGATGACATCGCCAGTTGGAACCACCAGGCCGCCGCCCTGATCGAGGACGAGCCCGAGCTGGCCAGCTACGTACGAACCCTAGAATCAATAGCTGAGACCAACGACGATATCGCTGACCTCAGCCAAATAGATATTGCGGCCCAGTTCGAGAAGTTCCTCAAGGACCAGGACGACAACTAGGCAGCAGGCACCAGCTCAACGCCAAGGCGGGCCATGAGCAGGTCGGCTACCAGCTGACCGCCGGCACCACCGTTCTCAAGGGTAGAGAGAGCCCATTGGTCAAGGGCAACCAGGGCGGCGGGGGTGTTGAGGTCGTCAGCCAGTTGCTGGCGGACGGTCTCAAGCAGAGCCAGCGCGAGCTCATCGGCCTGCCCCTCGGCAGCTGCCACAGCCGAACGGTAGATTTCCAGACGCCCCTGGGCCTTAGTCAGCAAATCTTCCTGCCAGAACCAGTCGGTGCGGTAGTGGTTATCCATAATCGCCAGGCGGATAGCGGCAGGTTCTACACCGGCAGCCCGCAGCTTCGACACCAACACCAGGTTACCCAGGGACTTACTCATCTTCTCCCCGTCAAGGCCCACCATGCCAGTGTGCATGTAGTGGCGGGCCATAGGCTCACCGTTCAGGGCAAAGGAATGGCTCGAACCCAAATCGTGGTGCGGGAAAATCAGGTCAGAGCCACCGCCCTGAACAGAGAAGGGTGCGCCCAGGAACTCACTCGAAATCACGCTGCACTCGATATGCCAACCGGGGCGGCCGCGTCCTAGCTCCCCTGCGTCCCAGGCAGGCTCCCCCGCCCGCTCAACGCGCCACAGCAGGGGGTCAAGGGCGTTACGCTTACCGGGGCGATCAGGGTCGCCGCCACGTTCACCAAAAATGGTCAGCATCTCTTCCAGGCTGTAGTGGGCCACCTGACCCAGCGACCAGCCGCCTTCGCGACCTTCACCCAGTTTCTGAGCGGCCTCAATATCGAAGTAGATATCACCGTCGGGATGGGTAAGACCCTGCTCATCGGTGAAACCGGGCACGCGGTAGGCCACACCCTCGTGCAGTAGTTTCTGCAC contains these protein-coding regions:
- a CDS encoding PAC2 family protein, whose translation is MGVINQPLPLNALNHFASTSTLPAHTPTVLLVGFTGWNDAGDAVIDAFHALWEHYPATPAPGFDVSGCYNYTETRPLLSIDEDGTQRITWPDTVFTEAHTTAGVRLLTLSGPEPSMNWQTYIERFKDLVQREQVDLVVFCGALLDAVPHTRSLPLSVTSYTSSVLALEGVEANAYQGPTGLLGVLAFEAGQAHVPSLSLWVSVPHYLPEPPHPKATFTLLSALEAILGFPMPLERSADDIASWNHQAAALIEDEPELASYVRTLESIAETNDDIADLSQIDIAAQFEKFLKDQDDN
- the mshC gene encoding cysteine--1-D-myo-inosityl 2-amino-2-deoxy-alpha-D-glucopyranoside ligase — translated: MRAWNQPTIPSLPGQAPLPTVFDTAAGGRQTLERESRAGLYVCGITPYDATHMGHASTYVAFDVLNRAWRDAGVEVTFVQNVTDVDDPLLERAEATGVDWRQLAEEQTELFRTDMVELNVIAPDHYVSVVDSVPSVAAAVQKLLHEGVAYRVPGFTDEQGLTHPDGDIYFDIEAAQKLGEGREGGWSLGQVAHYSLEEMLTIFGERGGDPDRPGKRNALDPLLWRVERAGEPAWDAGELGRGRPGWHIECSVISSEFLGAPFSVQGGGSDLIFPHHDLGSSHSFALNGEPMARHYMHTGMVGLDGEKMSKSLGNLVLVSKLRAAGVEPAAIRLAIMDNHYRTDWFWQEDLLTKAQGRLEIYRSAVAAAEGQADELALALLETVRQQLADDLNTPAALVALDQWALSTLENGGAGGQLVADLLMARLGVELVPAA